Proteins encoded within one genomic window of Kibdelosporangium phytohabitans:
- a CDS encoding helix-turn-helix transcriptional regulator, giving the protein MRADRLVSLVLLLRRRGRLTATELARELEVSTRTVLRDIDALSAAGVPVYAERGRHGGFALLPGFRTELTGLNHDEAIALLAAGSGRGEEAFGLSSALASAMRKVVDALPEGHVATASEAVQRLLIEPETDLLSRRLVTEEVPDSTMVEVRRAVLTGHKLRIHYAATNQAPQWRTVDPIGLVTVRDKGYLLATRSGADRTYRLSRVLAAEELPEPAQRPHRVDLDRVWRERRAQFLSGGDHLTVQVRVNPARREELANTALAIRAEEPDPDGWLRLEVTFQDARHAVWALWQLATDAEALTPQSLRTALHNRAIAIAARYEMSP; this is encoded by the coding sequence GTGCGCGCTGATCGGTTGGTCTCCCTGGTGCTGTTGCTGCGCCGGCGCGGACGGCTGACCGCGACCGAGCTGGCTCGTGAGCTGGAGGTGTCCACTCGTACCGTGCTGCGCGACATCGACGCGCTGTCCGCGGCGGGCGTTCCGGTTTACGCCGAACGCGGTCGGCACGGCGGGTTCGCGTTGCTGCCCGGTTTCCGGACCGAGCTCACCGGACTGAACCACGACGAGGCCATCGCCCTGCTGGCTGCCGGGTCGGGACGCGGTGAGGAGGCGTTCGGTCTCAGTTCGGCGCTCGCCTCAGCCATGCGCAAGGTGGTCGACGCGCTGCCCGAAGGCCATGTGGCCACCGCGAGCGAAGCGGTCCAGCGGTTGCTCATCGAACCGGAGACTGACCTGCTCTCACGTCGGCTGGTCACCGAGGAGGTGCCTGACTCCACGATGGTCGAGGTCCGGCGCGCGGTCCTCACCGGACACAAGCTGCGCATCCACTACGCGGCCACGAATCAGGCGCCACAATGGCGCACAGTGGACCCGATCGGCCTGGTCACCGTGCGTGACAAGGGCTACTTGCTGGCCACCAGGTCCGGCGCGGACCGCACCTACCGGCTGTCTCGGGTCCTGGCAGCCGAGGAACTCCCCGAACCGGCACAGCGGCCACACCGGGTCGACCTGGACCGCGTCTGGCGAGAACGCCGCGCGCAGTTCCTCTCCGGCGGCGACCACCTCACCGTCCAGGTACGGGTGAACCCGGCACGGCGCGAAGAGCTGGCGAACACCGCACTGGCCATCCGCGCCGAAGAACCCGACCCGGACGGCTGGCTCCGCCTCGAGGTGACCTTCCAGGACGCGCGGCACGCCGTATGGGCACTCTGGCAGCTCGCCACCGACGCGGAAGCCCTGACGCCACAGTCACTGCGCACCGCTCTGCACAACCGGGCCATCGCGATCGCCGCCCGCTACGAAATGTCGCCCTGA
- a CDS encoding RidA family protein: MERTAVNPWTWSAELGYNQGEVVSGHTRTLYCSGQTAMSDEGKPEHAGDMAAQLALSVQNLEAVLGEAGMSLANLVRLNVYTTDVDLLFQHYGVLAARLGAAGVAPTTTMLGVTRLAIPDLMVELEGTAVA; this comes from the coding sequence GTGGAGCGAACGGCGGTCAACCCGTGGACGTGGTCGGCGGAGCTGGGGTACAACCAGGGCGAGGTCGTCTCTGGGCACACCCGGACCCTGTACTGCTCGGGGCAGACCGCGATGAGCGACGAGGGCAAACCCGAACACGCCGGTGACATGGCGGCACAGCTGGCGCTGAGCGTCCAGAACCTGGAGGCCGTCCTCGGGGAAGCAGGGATGTCCCTCGCCAACCTCGTGCGGCTCAACGTCTACACCACGGACGTCGACCTGCTGTTCCAGCACTACGGCGTGCTGGCAGCGCGGTTGGGCGCAGCCGGGGTGGCACCGACCACCACGATGCTCGGGGTGACAAGGCTGGCGATCCCCGACCTGATGGTCGAACTGGAAGGAACCGCCGTCGCCTGA
- a CDS encoding DUF488 domain-containing protein, giving the protein MTIGVYGFDGETFLQELRNANVCLLLDVRQRRGVRGPEYGWANSLRLQATLAQAGIAYEHHRELAPTTELRQLQYAEDDRQGVGKRTRRELAGEYTHRYTTEILDHANLIATVSTLPSTGTVALLCVERDPEACHRSLIAQRLAEQHGLTVNHLRPH; this is encoded by the coding sequence GTGACAATCGGCGTCTACGGCTTCGACGGCGAGACCTTCCTGCAGGAACTCCGAAACGCGAACGTCTGCCTGCTGCTCGACGTACGCCAACGCCGAGGTGTCCGCGGACCGGAGTACGGCTGGGCGAACTCACTCCGGCTACAAGCAACCCTGGCCCAAGCAGGCATCGCATACGAGCACCACCGCGAACTCGCCCCAACGACAGAACTCCGCCAACTCCAATACGCCGAAGACGACCGCCAAGGAGTCGGCAAACGCACCCGCCGCGAACTCGCCGGCGAGTACACCCACCGCTACACAACAGAAATCCTCGACCACGCCAACCTCATAGCAACTGTCTCGACTTTACCCAGCACCGGGACCGTCGCCTTGCTATGCGTCGAACGGGATCCTGAGGCATGCCACCGTTCTTTGATCGCCCAACGATTGGCTGAACAGCACGGCCTCACAGTCAACCACCTTCGCCCCCACTGA
- a CDS encoding ABC transporter permease, which translates to MRTIAVRMALAEVRANPRRIVAVVLAIMISVGYLAASATVLASESATMDRSVIARTAKADVVVTLTADDPALLQRVRGIDGVASADLSYLSRGRVTGSSEWVQQQSVPDNPALRWTDLAQGAWPQGPDEIALGTVTAKQLNLAVGAEITINDANSSATLRVTGLTNEGDSLLSGLAQSSFVAPAFYTGSASIRTSLQTEILVIGTGAAGPERLAERIEQVAGGNRVETSSAFTQRKMSEQTNGVFLFQLLLLVFGAIALLVGGIMIVNTFLILVTQRRRQIGLLRALGASNAQIRWGLFVEATAIGLIGSTLGLVLGIGVSAIVAYHLGQVLTVPAGQVAAVALVGVVLAVLSVVVPARRAIRIPPLEALRPVADRQTERRTSRTRAVLSAILMLTGLAGIWLGTGDTPFALLLSVAGLLVFAVGLLAATGVYLPVLLNAATGLLARLGPTARLAANNTTRNPGRAAATGAALIVAVGIVVTLQVGAASMKATATANLSHRFPVDVTVSLFDGALPPGTAQKIAAIPGITSIRELRSTRVDANGKNLRILGVPGVNDNQVLADPYLKLTSVTLTGKTGSATLPAKSDYLAPADTLIVSSAMLSKLDNAAAVGTVWASTASNVDITGLRSQLRALVAPITGAEVGGGLSAKAGYAEFLDRLLMLTTMLLAVAVLIALTGVGNTLGLSVLERTRESALLRALGMQRSSLRTMLAIEAVLLSTAGTAVGIAAGTFFGWIGTQAISKELNFTAPTFAMSLPQTATVAAIAVIAGVISSVLPARRAARSTPIAALTPE; encoded by the coding sequence ATGAGGACGATCGCGGTGCGCATGGCGCTGGCGGAGGTGCGGGCGAATCCCCGGCGGATCGTCGCGGTCGTGCTGGCCATCATGATCAGCGTCGGGTACCTGGCGGCGTCTGCGACGGTACTGGCCAGCGAGAGCGCCACAATGGACAGAAGTGTGATCGCCCGGACAGCCAAGGCCGACGTGGTGGTCACCCTGACCGCCGACGATCCGGCGCTGCTGCAGCGGGTGCGTGGAATCGACGGTGTCGCGTCGGCGGACCTCAGCTATCTGTCGCGAGGCCGGGTGACCGGATCGTCGGAATGGGTGCAGCAGCAGTCCGTGCCGGACAATCCGGCATTGCGCTGGACGGACCTGGCACAAGGAGCCTGGCCACAGGGGCCGGACGAGATCGCGCTCGGAACAGTGACCGCCAAGCAGCTGAACCTGGCTGTCGGCGCTGAGATCACGATCAACGACGCCAATTCCTCGGCGACGCTCCGAGTGACCGGACTGACCAACGAAGGCGATTCGCTGCTGTCGGGCCTTGCGCAGAGCTCGTTCGTGGCGCCGGCCTTCTACACCGGGTCGGCATCCATCCGGACGTCGCTGCAGACCGAGATCCTCGTGATCGGGACGGGGGCAGCCGGGCCTGAGCGCTTGGCCGAGCGGATCGAGCAGGTCGCGGGCGGGAACAGGGTGGAGACATCCTCGGCGTTCACGCAACGCAAGATGAGCGAGCAGACCAACGGAGTGTTCCTCTTCCAACTGCTCCTGCTGGTGTTCGGAGCGATCGCGTTGCTGGTCGGCGGAATCATGATCGTCAACACGTTCCTCATCCTGGTCACCCAGCGGCGCAGGCAGATCGGCCTGCTCAGGGCACTGGGCGCCAGCAACGCGCAGATCAGGTGGGGGCTCTTCGTCGAGGCCACCGCGATCGGCCTGATCGGCTCGACGCTCGGACTGGTGCTCGGTATCGGCGTGTCCGCGATCGTGGCGTATCACCTGGGCCAGGTGCTCACGGTCCCGGCCGGACAGGTGGCGGCTGTCGCGCTGGTCGGCGTGGTGCTGGCGGTGTTGTCGGTCGTCGTCCCAGCTCGCCGCGCGATCAGGATCCCGCCACTGGAAGCGCTCCGTCCGGTCGCGGACAGGCAGACCGAGCGCCGCACTTCAAGGACACGTGCCGTGCTCTCAGCCATCCTGATGCTGACTGGGCTGGCAGGTATCTGGCTTGGCACAGGCGATACACCGTTCGCGTTGCTGCTGTCCGTCGCCGGATTGCTGGTGTTCGCGGTCGGCCTGCTCGCGGCAACAGGCGTCTACCTCCCTGTCCTGCTGAACGCGGCGACTGGGCTGCTGGCCCGCCTCGGCCCGACAGCCCGCCTCGCCGCGAACAACACGACCCGCAACCCAGGCAGGGCAGCAGCGACCGGTGCTGCCTTGATTGTCGCGGTGGGTATCGTCGTCACCTTGCAGGTGGGCGCGGCGAGCATGAAGGCAACAGCAACCGCCAACCTCAGTCACCGGTTCCCCGTAGACGTCACGGTCTCACTCTTCGACGGTGCACTACCACCAGGTACGGCCCAGAAGATAGCGGCGATACCTGGCATCACAAGCATCCGGGAACTCCGGTCAACTCGAGTAGACGCCAACGGAAAAAATCTGCGCATCCTCGGCGTGCCGGGAGTCAACGACAACCAGGTACTCGCCGACCCGTACCTGAAGCTGACGTCAGTAACACTGACCGGCAAGACAGGATCAGCCACACTCCCAGCAAAAAGCGACTACCTCGCGCCTGCGGACACACTGATCGTCTCGTCCGCCATGCTGTCCAAACTAGACAATGCTGCGGCGGTGGGCACAGTATGGGCATCGACGGCATCGAACGTGGACATCACAGGCCTGCGCTCCCAACTTCGAGCATTAGTCGCCCCCATCACGGGCGCGGAGGTCGGCGGCGGCCTGTCAGCCAAGGCCGGCTACGCCGAATTCCTGGACCGCCTCCTGATGCTCACCACAATGCTCCTGGCAGTGGCAGTCCTGATCGCACTGACTGGCGTCGGCAACACCCTCGGCCTCTCAGTCCTGGAACGCACAAGGGAATCCGCCCTGCTCCGCGCACTCGGCATGCAACGCAGCAGCCTCCGAACGATGCTGGCCATCGAAGCCGTCCTCCTCAGCACAGCCGGAACAGCGGTCGGCATCGCAGCAGGGACCTTCTTCGGCTGGATAGGAACCCAAGCAATCAGCAAGGAACTCAACTTCACCGCACCAACCTTCGCGATGTCCCTACCCCAAACAGCCACAGTCGCCGCCATAGCAGTAATAGCGGGAGTGATCTCCTCAGTCCTGCCAGCCAGACGCGCAGCCCGCTCAACACCCATCGCAGCCTTGACTCCAGAGTAA